Proteins from a genomic interval of Bacteroidota bacterium:
- a CDS encoding histone deacetylase has protein sequence MKTAITFSTDHEGHSQAGHVERPERLHTIVDLLNRDGILEKLVHIDAPLAEAADVTLVHPYGYFDRVEAAVEAGGTQLDPDTYATPHSLRVALQALGGLLAITDAVVTGEVTNGFAAVRPPGHHARPDEAMGFCLFANVAIAARKALQDPNINKVLIIDFDVHHGNGTQEIFYDDPDVMYMSTHQAPLYPGTGALQETGTGAGEGTTVNIPLPAYTGDADFLHAFRTMLTPKALAFNPDLIFISAGYDAHWMDLVGGLNLTVIGFAEIVREILQWADTCCDSKVVALLEGGYNADALAHCVLTTLQLLQDPNANPSDPFGSANRPNADLSGYMEKLIAFHS, from the coding sequence ATGAAAACCGCAATAACCTTTAGCACAGATCACGAAGGGCACAGCCAAGCCGGACACGTGGAACGGCCGGAACGCCTGCACACCATTGTCGACTTACTTAACCGGGATGGTATCCTGGAAAAACTCGTGCACATCGATGCCCCCCTGGCTGAAGCAGCAGATGTGACGCTTGTGCACCCCTACGGGTATTTTGATCGGGTCGAAGCAGCCGTTGAAGCCGGCGGTACCCAGCTCGACCCAGATACGTATGCAACACCGCACAGCCTGCGTGTTGCGCTGCAAGCCCTCGGCGGCCTGCTTGCCATTACTGATGCCGTTGTTACCGGTGAGGTCACAAATGGCTTTGCAGCAGTGCGCCCGCCCGGGCACCATGCCCGCCCCGATGAAGCCATGGGGTTTTGCCTGTTTGCCAATGTCGCCATTGCCGCGCGCAAAGCATTGCAAGATCCAAACATCAACAAAGTCCTGATCATCGACTTCGACGTACACCACGGCAATGGGACGCAGGAGATTTTCTACGATGATCCGGATGTGATGTACATGAGTACGCACCAGGCACCACTGTATCCCGGCACGGGCGCCTTGCAAGAAACCGGGACTGGCGCCGGCGAGGGCACAACCGTCAACATTCCACTGCCGGCATACACAGGGGATGCTGACTTCCTGCACGCATTTCGCACGATGCTTACACCCAAAGCCCTTGCGTTTAACCCTGACCTGATTTTCATTTCAGCCGGCTATGATGCCCACTGGATGGATCTTGTCGGCGGGCTCAACCTTACCGTAATCGGGTTTGCTGAAATTGTACGGGAAATCCTGCAATGGGCTGACACCTGTTGTGACAGTAAAGTTGTGGCGCTACTCGAAGGAGGTTACAACGCAGACGCACTCGCCCACTGCGTGTTGACAACGTTACAGCTCCTCCAGGATCCTAATGCCAATCCAAGTGACCCTTTTGGATCTGCCAACCGCCCCAATGCTGACCTGTCCGGGTATATGGAAAAGCTGATTGCATTCCATTCCTGA
- a CDS encoding HD domain-containing protein has translation MMKPRFKIFADPVHGFVSVPRQLLLPLIHTPEVQRLRRIRQLGVGNLVYPGAEHTRFGHALGAMALMQDALNVLSEKGTPISQEEHTAALAAALLHDVGHGPFSHTLEHVLIEDFHHESMSRVLIELLNNRFPGQLDLVLQMFDNTYERPFFHQLISSQLDMDRLDYLRRDSFHTGVAEGEVGVPRIIKTLRVHPLEGGPGAGIAVEPKGIYAVENFLFARRLMYWQVYLHKTVVAGDRLLYGIIRRARDLIRQGVSQVEALCSPPLFFFLSNEVKGSEIEHPTVMQAYCDLDDTDIIYSLKQWMQCKDPMLEDLCRRFIYRSFLRVTYLDTAPTAADIATWEARVARWLQQRFSLSETEAEAAVPYYMSHGEVKHVSYRADRDPIDVIGPNNEVHELSLVTDNAAVSALTQLVQKPFVCYPKATNLSFEGLMVQHTPEA, from the coding sequence ATGATGAAACCCAGATTCAAGATTTTTGCCGACCCCGTGCACGGGTTTGTGTCCGTGCCCCGGCAATTGCTGCTGCCACTCATCCATACTCCGGAAGTCCAGCGTTTGCGACGTATCCGCCAACTGGGTGTAGGTAACCTGGTGTATCCCGGCGCAGAACATACCCGGTTTGGCCACGCGCTAGGTGCAATGGCGCTTATGCAAGATGCACTCAACGTCCTGTCGGAAAAAGGAACGCCGATCTCGCAGGAAGAACATACAGCGGCGCTTGCTGCAGCACTGTTGCACGATGTTGGACATGGCCCCTTTTCTCATACACTGGAGCACGTGCTCATTGAAGACTTTCACCACGAAAGTATGAGCCGCGTGTTGATTGAACTACTCAACAATCGCTTTCCCGGGCAGCTCGACCTTGTGCTCCAGATGTTCGACAACACGTATGAGCGACCGTTCTTCCATCAATTGATTTCGAGTCAACTGGACATGGACCGGCTCGATTACCTCCGCCGCGACTCCTTCCACACCGGCGTTGCCGAGGGGGAAGTAGGTGTCCCGCGTATCATTAAAACGTTGCGCGTACATCCGCTTGAAGGCGGGCCAGGCGCCGGCATTGCCGTTGAGCCCAAAGGGATTTACGCCGTTGAGAACTTCCTTTTTGCACGCCGGCTGATGTACTGGCAGGTGTATCTGCACAAAACGGTCGTCGCTGGCGACCGCTTGCTTTATGGGATCATCCGACGCGCGAGAGACCTCATCCGGCAAGGCGTCTCACAAGTTGAAGCCTTGTGTTCTCCCCCGCTGTTTTTCTTCCTCAGTAACGAGGTAAAAGGAAGCGAAATCGAACACCCCACCGTAATGCAGGCCTATTGCGACCTCGATGACACCGATATCATCTACAGCCTCAAACAATGGATGCAATGCAAGGACCCGATGCTGGAAGACCTGTGCCGGCGGTTTATCTACCGCTCCTTCCTGCGGGTAACCTACCTCGATACCGCCCCCACAGCTGCAGATATTGCAACATGGGAAGCGCGGGTTGCCCGCTGGCTCCAGCAACGCTTCAGTCTGTCTGAGACTGAGGCTGAAGCTGCTGTACCGTATTACATGAGCCACGGGGAAGTCAAACACGTATCATACCGTGCAGATCGCGATCCTATTGATGTGATAGGCCCGAACAATGAAGTGCATGAACTGAGCCTGGTAACGGACAATGCTGCCGTATCAGCCCTCACTCAACTTGTTCAAAAACCGTTTGTTTGTTACCCCAAAGCCACCAACCTGAGCTTCGAAGGCCTGATGGTGCAGCACACCCCGGAGGCATGA
- a CDS encoding polysaccharide deacetylase family protein: MKETSADVPCCVEGPADFVPKAQYALQMLLIPLGINPVWCARASIAEGGIYYGNEPAGLAPAVLQLPLAPATPQYFETKTRYDTSGVHWQEAADERFPVLFGGPEPDTFDYVASAFFWLSGWQEYTIQNRDRHGRFSWADSMQAVLDTVYTPVVDCYRAVLRRQLLQHGIPVRERTWAGKTWAFCPTHDIDYIWKWRPGMVYREVVEYGLLNRRHVGVGARVKRLGAFIADALKPGDIFRQSLDRMIDEVHKRGGKATYFFKTGAHGPHDVYYAPSNGYLRRTLKRLAQLGFEVGLHPSYYAHTHPDYMQEEKAALADITSQPLVSVRQHYLRYTYPHTMRLQEAAGFTVDSTLGFSDHEGFRHGTCHPFLRYDILKNKSTTVWEVPLCFMDGTLFNYRNMGFEEALAAAQTLILTCKKHGGVCVGLWHNMLWDEMDFPGWGAHFEQTLDFVVKEQGEITTLQDVCQE, translated from the coding sequence GTGAAGGAAACTAGCGCAGACGTGCCCTGCTGTGTAGAAGGGCCGGCCGATTTTGTGCCCAAGGCGCAATATGCGCTCCAAATGTTGCTTATCCCGCTGGGCATCAATCCTGTTTGGTGTGCACGTGCATCCATTGCGGAAGGGGGGATTTACTATGGAAACGAGCCGGCTGGACTTGCCCCCGCAGTGCTGCAATTGCCCCTTGCGCCAGCAACACCGCAGTATTTCGAAACAAAAACACGCTACGATACCTCAGGTGTGCACTGGCAAGAAGCTGCAGATGAACGGTTTCCCGTATTGTTTGGTGGTCCAGAACCTGACACATTTGATTACGTGGCCTCGGCATTTTTCTGGTTGTCCGGGTGGCAGGAATATACGATTCAAAACAGAGACCGTCACGGTAGATTTTCGTGGGCCGATTCGATGCAAGCTGTCCTGGATACGGTATATACGCCGGTGGTAGATTGCTACCGAGCGGTGTTGCGCCGGCAACTCTTGCAGCATGGCATACCCGTGCGTGAACGGACCTGGGCCGGCAAGACCTGGGCATTTTGTCCTACCCACGACATTGACTATATCTGGAAATGGCGGCCTGGTATGGTGTATAGAGAGGTCGTAGAGTATGGGCTACTCAACCGCCGGCATGTTGGGGTAGGGGCCCGTGTGAAGCGACTGGGTGCCTTTATAGCTGATGCGCTAAAACCTGGAGACATCTTTCGGCAGTCCCTGGATCGTATGATCGATGAAGTGCACAAGCGGGGAGGAAAAGCTACCTACTTTTTCAAGACTGGCGCCCACGGCCCGCATGATGTCTATTATGCGCCTTCAAATGGGTACTTACGCCGCACACTGAAGCGACTGGCGCAACTCGGCTTTGAAGTAGGGTTGCATCCAAGCTATTACGCCCACACGCATCCAGACTATATGCAGGAGGAGAAAGCGGCCCTTGCTGACATCACATCTCAGCCGCTGGTCTCTGTGCGGCAGCACTATTTGCGGTACACCTATCCACACACGATGCGGCTGCAGGAGGCTGCCGGCTTTACCGTCGACTCAACCCTTGGCTTCTCTGACCACGAAGGCTTCCGCCACGGCACGTGCCACCCCTTTCTTCGCTACGACATCCTCAAAAACAAATCTACTACAGTGTGGGAAGTGCCCCTTTGTTTTATGGATGGGACCCTGTTCAACTACCGCAATATGGGCTTCGAAGAAGCCCTCGCAGCTGCCCAAACGCTAATCCTTACTTGTAAAAAACACGGTGGTGTTTGCGTGGGGCTATGGCACAACATGCTGTGGGATGAAATGGATTTCCCCGGATGGGGCGCGCACTTTGAGCAAACGCTGGATTTTGTTGTAAAGGAGCAAGGCGAAATTACCACACTTCAGGATGTTTGCCAGGAATAA